The nucleotide sequence AATTTTCTATTTCTGTTATTAACACGATGCTAAGTTTCTTACATTCCAAGTGTTGAAATCATGATCAAACCTTCAATGGTTTCTCTTTGGGTCCAAGAACAACAAACGACAACAGCAATACGAACACTACTAATTAATATCATTATGCATGCAAGCCATCCACATGAGTTTGTATTTGAGAAATGCTGTTGTTATCACATATTAGAAGTAACACGAGGAGGAATGACTTTTTAACGCAATgtcaattaagtttttttagaGTCGAAAGTAAGTAAGGTTGAAGTGGTACAACCAATACGAAACATATGTTTTCGGAAGTATcaacaactttaaaaaaacGCAAACGGGCCTGGCTATGAGGAGATGAGTCATCAGAGCtgccaaaaaaatgaaaaaattgcatatatattagTAACATCGTAAGAGATTAGAAATCGAAGTACAATAAAAGTACAAACCTGTTAAGAGCATGACGTGCACCGGCAAATGGCGTTGTCTATCATCGGCTTCATATGCAGCTAATTCCTCATCAGTTGGTTTCAAAACTTGCTgcaaaaaatacaataattaatcaAGGTCATATTTGATGACAGTACCTACTCTAACGATGATAATGGTTTGCCCCTCTATAAACTTTCTAAGTTCAATCATTTCATATAATCGCATTATGTGTCAAATATAccgataatattttgacatggtgaaaataaaatttatttaacaattataggaaaattaaaaattctaaaaagaaaagattacaattaataattttgaaaagtatataaaaccaaaaagtaatctattatatcactaattataataggaaaattatctattaaattactaactttaataggaaaatatatgcaattaataaggaaaatatttgcaatttaattataattattatttattataatcatatagtaaaaagaaatttatacagaaagtgattaaagtattaaggtttaatatgttaaaagtaGTGATTaccataatataagaaaaataagattatcaaaataaaaaattaatgtaattttcttaattttttcaatcggtgaatgatttgatagcgtattacgttattattatgttattatataaactttgattTTCAAAGTTACTAACTCATGTGATCGTCAcaaatgtcaattttaacaaggggcattctcaaaaatgcccctttttccatatctctttttaaaaataccccttcatgttgaccatttttaaaactacccctctttatatacaaaatgaccaaattaccctttttgagtgacagaaagaatgtacagtcatcaaaatcgaaaatattttcccgccaaaaaaatttcccgccaaaattttttttcccgccaagatcgaaaatttttcccgaaaaaattattttttcccgccaaaaaaaaaatttcccgccaaaatcgaaaaattttcccgccaaaaatattgaaatttataccttttaaaaaccttgtaaatgcttttaaaaaacttttaaaagcgtttacaaagtttttaaaaggtttttaaaaggtttttaaacacattgtaaacgcttttaaaaaccttgtaaatgcttttaaaaagcttgtaaatgctttaaatgcttttaaaaagcttgtaaatgctttaaaaggtttttaaacaccttgtaaacgcttttaaaaactttttaaaagcatttaaaaggtgtttaaaaaccttttaaaaattttataaaaacttttacaaggtttttaaaaacattgtaaaagggtttagaaggtgtttaaaaaccttttaaaaatccttttaaaaaccatttgaaaaccttttaaaaaccttttaaaaaccttttaaaaccttttaaaaaccttttaaaaatcttgtaaaagcgtttacaagttgtttaaaaaaccttttaaaactctttaaaaaatcttgtaaaagcctttacaaggtgtttataaggcttttataaggtagaaaccttataaaaccttttaaaaaccttgtaaattttttttggtgggaaaatttttggcgggaaaatttattttttcgaaattttttatcaaaagttttttgacaaaaaaaattttggcgggaaaattttttcgaaaaatttttggcgggaaaaaatatgTCGGacattttttggcgggaaaattttgtttttctttttattgaataaaataattttcatctaagagtaaaatggtcattaaaaattaaaagagggcataaataaaaatagccaaaaaagagggtatttttgaaaaggggtatatcaaaaggggcatttttaacaaattctcttttaacaattaaagtttttgtcatatgttattcaaaatttttaacatatttgtaaattataagaaatttaaaatttaaataatttaataaatataaaagatagttcatatatgtatataaaaataacactaattctaatttaaaattactaattctataaaaaaattaagaaaattatacaattaattaatacaatatcataattaaataaattatattgtcaattattaatcctaaaaaaaGATGTGTAGATAGTCacttttacataaacaaatattttttttcataataatgtttttttatttttgattaatttatgataatgttagtatagttttatttaaaattagttggtcaagtagtaaaactattacgtatgagattacaaaatatgaaacaaatatatttaagatattgtttactttttcaaatatgagataaaataagttttcagttttttctttgagaattatattttattaatttttagtttttaaaaaatattaagtaagatataaatttgatacaatgcacatttttttgatatgaaaattataaatgttactcattgggattgagtgcatagaattacaatctaattttattatcatgtaatatTCAAAGAAATTGTATTGCAAGATGAAGTGTGTGAACACTAAAtctggtttaaaaaaaatcaaatgaaataaaattaatcttttatatacaacttaaaatttcatatatttttcttatatctgcGTTAATACGCAggcctaatctagtatatataagGCCACATTGTACAAAATATGTTGTAGGCTATATTAAACCTAGGATCGTCATTGCTCGAGGAGAGAGACGACAGCTCCCTCATCGTCAATGGAGGTCACTTGAACCATTACCGACACATCTCTCTTGGGGTAACGGAATTGATACATTCGGCATTCAAGACTCGGACTCGGATTCGAATTCGCCATGTTCAACAAATTTCAGAGACTAAAGCGAGTTTTAGGTTACCGATTGGGAAAAATCTAACTGGCTTTATTAGCATTGGGCTTAGATCTATGGGCCGAGATTGctgaattaaaaatttgttgaaagagaaaaaagcatGAAGTGAGATTTTGTATccaaaaaccaagaaagaaatagaaaaataaaccaTTTTGCTGTCTAAAACAAGAATTGAAGTAGGATGCGCAAGAATTGAAGTAGATAGCGTGactttgaaataagaatcagaAGAATGGTTAAAAGAATTACAAGGAACACATAAACCTAACTAATACCAATACCAATACCAATACCAATACCGTGTTGAACACATAAGCCATTTTTCTAATCCTCTAAGCCCATTAAGCTTACAAAATAAACTCTTAAGCCCAAATAGTTTTCAGACGACGACGTTTTTGATTCTGTAAAATAAACTTTGCTTTGGTAAttggaatcatcatcatcatcttctgctTATATCTCAATCTCATCGCCGTCCGTCGTTTAGGGTTTTAATCGGAACTGAGAAGCTCAACAATGGCGTCTCTGGCCAAGTTTCACTACTGTGACCAAACACTCCACCTCCGACTCAACCCTCACCGTAAACCCCAGCCCAAACCTGTTTCATACCGAATCTTACAAAAACCTCCTCCGTCTCGCGCCATCAGAgctgcttcttcgtcttcatcatcctcaaaccctaaaccctctTTCCTCAAAACCACCTACGTAACCCTAACAACAGCCGCCGTTTTTTTCTCCGCTTCCCTCCACATCGCCACCAAACCCGCCACCGCAGCAACTCTCGTCTCACCTCCTCCGCCACAACAATCCACCGCGGCGGATCTCTCTTCCgatcaaaaggaagaagaagaagcagcgcTGGAGATGCGTCTCGCTAACAATCCAAACGACGTCGAAGCGCTTCAGTCTCTGATGAAAATCAAATTCCAAACCAAACACCACCAACACGGTTTAGAGATTCTAAACCGTTTAATCGAAATCGAACCGGAAGAACAAGAATGGCGGATCTTGAAAGCTCAGGTGCAAACCTACGGCGGCGATTTCGACTCAGCGACCAAAGGATTCGAAGAGGTTCTAGCTAAAGATCCGTTTCGCGTCGAAGCTTACCAAGGACTAGTAATGGCTTACACGGAATCCGAATCCAAGCTATCAGAGGTCGAGAGCAGAATCAACGAAGCGATTGAGAAATGCAAGaaggagaacaagaagaaagatgTTAGAGACTTCATGTTGTTGATTGCACAGATTAGGGTTATAAAAGGGAATCCGATTGAAGCACTTAGGGTTTATCAAGAACTGGTGAAAGATGAGCCTAGAGATTTCAGACCGTATCTATGTCAAGGTCTGATTTAtacattgatgaagaagaaagatgaagcaGAGAAGCAGTTTGAAGAGTTTAGGAGATTGGTTCCTGAGAATCATCCTTACAAAGAGTACTTTGATGCTAATGTGCTTAATACTAACAAGCTTTGAGCTTTTTGCTTAGAAATGTTGGGATTTGTATTTggagttttgtctttttgagTAGTTATCGTATTTAAGATTTGATGATTGTTATGAATACAATAAATAAACACATGCATGAGTACAACATAAATAGAGGATGACTTATTAAAGCATGAGCACTTCTTCTACGTGAGAAGAATATGTTAGATGAAACGACTATCACACGGATCTTTCTTGTGGCGTTGGAGGAGTCTCTCCTTTGCTTGTTCTTGCTTGGTCTTTCTCTCCTATGCTATGGTTTTTCTTGCTTGGTCCTGATGGTGGGATTGGAATGTATTTTGGTAACATTCCGAAGACTACACGTTGTGATGGTGACCATGGATTTACACCGACCGTGGTTGGTTTATGTGGCGGCGGCGGCGATGGAGAAGATTCCGGAGAAGGTGTTCGTTTGCTTGGTCCTGATGGAGGGACTAAAAATCTGAAGACCTTGCGTTGTGAACCGCCGCTGGTCTCATCCTGAAGGTTCTTCTCAGTGGCTTCGATGACACAAACGAATAGgagaccaaacaaaattaacacaaGAACAGAAGTTGATTTTGCCatcacaatatttacttttgttttacacacacaacaatacaAAGCTGATATTGTTTGGGGAGGAGCGGGggtttatataaaactttttgtaaatattttttcttgggatttttgtcatttttcaaaacttttcaaaTGTGTCATTGTTTTCAATCTTTCCAAATGTgctatatatttgatattatgCCATAcacattaaaatgaaaaaaaaaaaacaaatcaaaaaggtCTAACAAGTCAAAAAGGTCTACCAAAGATTAATATTGTTCAAGTAGGTTAAAGTTGTCcatcaaaaagattaaaattgtaaaaatgaTGTTAAAGTTGTCAACCGAATGgggttaaaattgtttaaaaaaaattaaagttatctATCAAAGGGGTTAAATttgtcttaaaaataaaaaggcacaaagtaagaaatttaaaatttcaaaaagaattGGTAGACTTTTTCACCAAATGGCAAAAATATTGTCTACCAATTGTCATCGGTGCGGCACATCCGGAAAGACTTAATCAATTATGGcagatttagaaagaaaaaataatgttcATGTTCATGGCccatttgataattttttctttttttctttaccatTTACTAAGAAGAAGTTGatatgttataatttaattCTATAGAGTTCTTTACCAAAAGATATGTTGACTAAAATGATCCAAATTCAAGCAGAGTAGACACNNNNNNNNNNNNNNNNNNNNNNNNNNNNNNNNNNNNNNNNNNNNNNNNNNNNNNNNNNNNNNNNNNNNNNNNNNNNNNNNNNNNNNNNNNNNNNNNNNNNNNNNNNNNNNNNNNNNNNNNNNNNNNNNNNNNNNNNNNNNNNNNNNNNNNNNNNNNNNNNNNNNNNNNNNNNNNNNNNNNNNNNNNNNNNNNNNNNNNNNNNNNNNNNNNNNNNNNNNNNNNNNNNNNNNNNNNNNNNNNNNNNNNNNNNNNNNNNNNNNNNNNNNNNNNNNNNNNNNNNNNNNNNNNNNNNNNNNNNNNNNNNNNNNNNNNNNNNNNNNNNNNNNNNNNNNNNNNNNNNNNNNNNNNNNNNNNNNNNNNNNNNNNNNNNNNNNNNNNNNNNNNNNNNNNNNNNNNNNNNNNNNNNNNNNNNNNNNNNNNNNNNNNNNNNNNNNNNNNNNNNNNNNNNNNNNNNNNNNNNNNNNNNNNNNNNNNNNNNNNNNNNNNNNNNNNNNNNNNNNNNNNNNNNNNNNNNNNNNNNNNNNNNNNNNNNNNNNNNNNNNNNNNNNNNNNNNNNNNNNNNNNNNNNNNNNNNNNNNNNNNNNNNNNNNNNNNNNNNNNNNNNNNNNNNNNNNNNNNNNNNNNNNNNNNNNNNNNNNNNNNNNNNNNNNNNNNNNNNNNNNNNNNNNNNNNNNNNNNNNNNNNNNNNNNNNNNNNNNNNNNNNNNNNNNNNNNNNNNNNNNNNNNNNNNNNNNNNNNNNNNNNNNNNNNNNNNNNNNNNNNNNNNNNNNNNNNNNNNNNNNNNNNNNNNNNNNNNNNNNNNNNNNNNTATGGcagatttagaaagaaaaaataatgttcATGTTCATGGCccatttgataattttttctttttttctttaccatTTACTAAGAAGAAGTTGatatgttataatttaattCTATAGAGTTCTTTACCAAAAGATATGTTGACTAAAATGATCCAAATTCAAGCAGAGTAGACACGGTACAATATATACCATAGAAGCAATTCAAATTCAATGCAACTACATTCAAGTCATTTTAAACTCTTGTCACaattctaattttttgtttccttaaattcTAATGCCataacaacacacaaatgaaCACAAAAAGAGTAACATTTTCACAAAGTTTgtcttccaaaaaaataaagataagaacatacatataaagaaaacagaggaataaaaaaaatggatttacTTCTGAGTAATAATAATCTCTGACCAAAACAGTGcgtttttaattttggaaataCTCGCCAACACAGTCAACGGCATTACGTCTCCCGTCACGGTAACCTTCTTTGCTGCGAAGTCTATGTTATACGACGTCACTCCTGCATATAACAAAAACGATCAGACGtaccaaaaaaacagagtatttttaCAAATCAATGATACAAATGATCTCTAATTCACAGTCAGTTAtacattgatgaagaagaaagatgaagcaGAGAAGCagtttcactacaagaaaatagttctattgagacgtatttttgagacaaaaaattttcgacacaaat is from Camelina sativa cultivar DH55 chromosome 20, Cs, whole genome shotgun sequence and encodes:
- the LOC104768428 gene encoding protein SLOW GREEN 1, chloroplastic, encoding MASLAKFHYCDQTLHLRLNPHRKPQPKPVSYRILQKPPPSRAIRAASSSSSSSNPKPSFLKTTYVTLTTAAVFFSASLHIATKPATAATLVSPPPPQQSTAADLSSDQKEEEEAALEMRLANNPNDVEALQSLMKIKFQTKHHQHGLEILNRLIEIEPEEQEWRILKAQVQTYGGDFDSATKGFEEVLAKDPFRVEAYQGLVMAYTESESKLSEVESRINEAIEKCKKENKKKDVRDFMLLIAQIRVIKGNPIEALRVYQELVKDEPRDFRPYLCQGLIYTLMKKKDEAEKQFEEFRRLVPENHPYKEYFDANVLNTNKL